cagagagTTTGTTGTTAATACATAAATATGCAACTATTTTTatgttggttttgtatcctgcagaCTTACTGAGTTTaatagttctaacagttttttaatGAAGTCTTTCAGACtctctacatataagatcatagatctgcaaacagagatgcaaacagagagagagagagacaaaattcCTTCCCATCTTTTGTCAGGGAGTCTATTTTCCTGAGGCAAAGCTTGAGTATGCCAGGGTTTTTTAAATTTGGCTCCTGATACCTTTTCATGCGTGTAGATGCTTTTGGATCCCACCATTAATTTTCcatccttctttgtttttggttgcAAGGTGGGTTTTAAAAGTTTCTGTGTTTTCATGGGCGTTTTGGTGGCAATTGGAAGAGGCTCTAGAAGAGGAGTAGTGAGggatgtttaaagattttatttatttatttatttatttatttatgtatttatttatttattttagagagagagagtgttgtgtgtgtgagtggtggagggggaggaaagagggtaagggagaggaaaggggaaagaatctaaagcagactctgcactgagccgaggtggggcttgatctcatgaccttgagatcatgacctaagtcgaaACTAAGAGTtcgatgcttaatcaactgaaccacccagacacccctagggACTTTTAGCCAtatgccattattttttaaagatttatttatttgtttgtttatttatttatttatttatttatttatttatttatttatgatagacagagagagagagaggcagagacacaggagaagggagaagcaggttccatgctgggagcctgtcgcgggacttgattccgggactccaggatcacgccctgggccaaaggcaggtgctaaaccactgagccacccaggatccccccaTATGCCATTTTGTAATGAAATTCTCTAGACAGAAGAGTTTTACTCTTCCAAAGAATGGTTGATTGAGACCCTATTTATCTCTTAACTATTTACTATTTCCAATGTGCCCTCAGGTAATGAACAGTGGATCCTTTTGTTAATAAAACTGAACAAGTAGTCAAaatctgctttcaattttttctgCTCCACAAGGCCCTACTTAAGTAATGTTGTCTACTCTTATCTCCTGGGAGCTTCTAGATGTTTACATGTGTAGATCAGTCCCTGAATAGGGTAGAATGAACCTCATATTCCAACCCTTTGTACCAGTCCCAAGTATGGCATCTGTTCCTGCACCTGCCTCCACCCGTCAGACAGGTAATCTTTTCTCATTCACTAAGCATCAGTATCATGAACATCGATGCCTATAATCTGTTGTACAGTGAGACTTTCTGGGCTCTGGGAAAACTGTTATCTCTTACACATGGCAGCTTCAAATTGACATGCTTTCTGATTTCTTCaatgtactttttaatatttcactcTTTTCCTGTTTTATCAGCATGTCAACTGTAGGAACTTGATGTTTTCAGATTATCCAATGCCAGATCTTGTCACGTTcaatttgttgcttttggtctaaTGTGAATTGGAAAAAAACACATATCCATTTTTATGGGAATTGTGTCAAAGATCCTGTGACTAAAAAGATTTCCTGTGACCACAAAGGGTGGAGTACAAATGTGATCTCATCTGCCTCTTCCCACTCTGTAAGAGTACCTCTAATATCTACCTGTAGGTGGTTCTAGGTAGGTGTGGCTGTAAAGACTCTGGTGTAGGTGCAGGATGCTGCCCTGTGAACATCACAGCTGCCATTGCTGCTCTTAGGATGCTGCGGAGGGAGTAAGGCAGCTGTGGGGCCTGTCTGTCCTGCTAGCTTTTGTTCCCTACAAGGGCTTTTAAGTGCTTTTCCATGCAGATCAGAGCTGGAATGGTATAGACTCATGAGTGTATGTCTTAGTTTCTGGGattagcttcttctttttttttttttaagattttacttatttattcatgagagacagagacataggcagagggagaagcaggctccctgtagggagtctgatgtaggactcaatcccagaaccctgggatcaccaactgagccaaaggcaaacactcaaccactgagccagccaggtacccccggGACTAGCTTCTGCTTGACCTTTTGCAAAATTATAGTCCCACTGTTTTGTCTCAGTCACAAACATGGGATCCATGGGCTGGTGTGCCCTCAGCCAGTCATTAATGCCCAGTTTGGCATATATTAATCATACCTACTCAGATGGCTCCATGAACAGTGGTATCATCTCTGCTAGCCCAGCTACAACTGGTTTTAGTGAGGTCCAATTCATGGAAGTGGAGATGGTTCTTCATTGTGACACAAATTTGGCCTTATTCCAGTCTTCACCTTCACAAAAGGATTTATCCTGTCATGTACCAAAGAGATTTAGGCATCAAGCCACAGGTGGATGCACCTTCCAATCCTTcaccattccttttttaaaaagatttgtttttatttgagggagaaagtgtgtgagcatgagctgggggaggagcagagggagagagagaatcctcaggcagactccctactgagtatgGAACCCCTTAgcatggaccctgagatcaagacctgagccaaaatcagaaacTGGATGCtcaatcaattgagccacccaggtgcccctcccccaatccTTTTAACTCATGTTGCCTTGACTGATCTTAGCTGAGGACCTGAAAGTCTGGCCAAATGAGTGCATGGTTTCTCAATGACCACCAGGAGTTTATCTCAGGTTCATCTAATCATTCACACCAACAAGCCCTAATAGGCCACACTGTTCACTTTCTTGGAAAGATGTAGGAGAGGAAATATAGCATAGGTTTCTTACTTTGTACTTACAGTTCATATATAGTCCTTTTAACATGGATACTATTTACCATTCAAGAGTCATTTTTACCAAAAAGTAGTGTTTTCTGGTAACATAGAGGACATTTTACATGTGTCAGATTATCAGAAAAGAGCTAGAAAGTTAATCGTAGGTCAGATTAATCACTGGAgcaagagatagatagatagattgttAACCCTTTACCCATGAGAAGTCACTGGTTGCAACAGATGGTTGAGTTTAGTGCCAAATTGAATACTGGTGTAAACTCTTGAGAATGTCTTATAGTTTCTGGGAATAACTCCTTGATTGcccttttgtaaaattttaaattatcacaCTGAGTGATATAACATTTTGGAGGGATAAAGGAGTGCcctttaaaagagaataaaatatccTCTAAGTCCAATGAAAACAGACCATAGTCATGTAGTTAACTTTTAAGACAATTGACTTAATACCATTGTCCAGTAAGTGAACGCCTGTGCTTTTTCAGAAACCATTTCTATTAAtaccttcttcttctccttctcccccctactttttaaaatccattttgattttatttttgtgtatggtattatAAGTGGCCCAGTTTTCCTAAAACCATtcgttgaagagactgccttttccctATCGTATAATCTTACTTCTGTTATTGTAGATGAATGGAccatataaatgtgggtttatttctgggctctctattctgttctattgatctatgtgtccatttttgtgccaggatcattttttttttattactacagctttgtagtatatcttgaaatctgagactGTGATAcctctgctttgttcttctttctcaaggttgctttggctattcagggtcttttgttgtTCCAAACAAAGTTTATTTgttctaggtctgtgaaaaatgatgttggTATACTGATAGAGATctcattaaatctatagattgctttgggtgaaatggacattttaataatattgattcttccaattcctgagcatggaatattttaaaatttttgtgtcatcttcaatttctttcatcaatgttttatagtttttggagtacagatctttcacctccttcgttaagtttattcctgggtattttattatttttggtgcaattgtaaatgggattgtatCTCTTAAATTCAAATTggacaacatagaagaaatgggtaaaatcCATTTGTAACCTTCCAAAactaaatcagaaagaaatagaaaatttgaacagactgattactagcaATAAAATTGGAtcagtaataattaaaaaaaaactcccaaaaaacaaaagtccaagagCAGATGGGTTCACAgacaaattctaccaaactttaaAGAAACGTTAATATCTGgtcttcttaaactattccaaaaaatgaaagacgaagaaaagcttccaagttctttctgtgaggccagcattaccctgaaaccaaaaccaaaaaaagacaccacacacagaaaaagaactacaagccaatatctctgatgaatatagatgcaaaaatcctcatcAAATATAAGCACGCTGAAtctaataatcattttttaaaaatcattcaccactatcaagtgggatttattccaaggatgtaaggatggttcagtatttgcaaagtAATCAACGTGATACAGCAcatcaagagaaaggataaaaccatatgatcatctcaatagattcagagaaagcatttgaaaagtataacatccattcatgataaaaatctcaGTCAAAGTAGGTTTACAGAGAAcaaacctcaacataataaagaccttaTATGCAAAACCCACAGCtagcatcatactcaatggtaaaaaactgagagctttttctgtaaaatcagaaacaagacatgatgtccattctcaccattcttattcaacatggtactggaaatcctagccatagtaatcagataagaaaaagaaatataaggcatccaaattggcaaggaagaagtacaaTTTTCACTATTTACATAAggcatgatactgtatatagaaaaccctaaagagtcCCCCCAAAACTACTAGAGTTATTAAATAAAGTCAGTAAAATTGCagcataaaaaattaatatacaaaaaaacttgcatttctatatacttctctttttaatggactccatttttaaagagaagttttagttttataaaaaaattgaGCAAATAGTCCAGGAGAGTTCCCATGTACCCCTTCTCCACAGTATACAGCTTTTCCTATTACAAAATTTTGCATCAGTTAGGCACATTATAATTGATATATTATTGTTAACTAAAGTCTATGATTTACACTTAGATTCAGGCTTTGTGCTGTATAGTTCTATGGGCTTTGACAAATGCAGAAGTTCATATATCCACAATTGCAATATCATATAGAATAGTTTTACTGTCCTAAAAAATCCTCTTTGTCCTGGTTAttcatctctctcttctcccaaaCACTAGCAACCATTGatctttgtattttatctttagttctgcctttataaaaatgaatgccATAGAGTTGGGATAGAAGGCATGCAAATAAATTAGAAACTATTATCcatttatggaagaaaaaaagaaaagaagaaagagaagtaacactacccaacttcaagacttcCTGTAtacaagacagtatggtattggtgaaagaatggACAGAGAAGTCAATGAACCAGAATGAAAAACTCAGAAACAGGCTGACACAAATATAGCCAACTGgtctttgacaaagaagcaaagcaaTTCAGTAAagaagatagtcttttcaataagtggtgctggaactattagacatccacatgcaacaacaacaacaacaacaacaaagagggaaggatctagacacagaccttacactTTTCACAAAAAATAGCCCCACATGGATcataaatctaaatgtaaaatataaaactagaaaatttctAGTGgataatataggagaaaatctaggcGACCTTGGTATAGAGATGATCTACATCAAAAGcataatccatgaaagaaaacattgttaagttgaacttcattaaaattaaaactttctacTTTAAAAGATGCCATTAAGACATGAAAAGATAAGACTagcttggagaaaatatttacacaaCACAATCTGGTAAAGGACTTGtgttcaaaatatataatgaactcttaagttcagcaataagaaaataacacagtttaaaaatggagaaaagaggggatccctgggtggcgcagcggtttggcgcctgcctttggcccagggcgcgatcctggagacccgggatcgaatcccacatcgggctcccggtgcatggagcctgcttctccctctgcctgtgtctctgcctctctctctctcactgtgtgcctatcataaataaaaaaaaaaaaaaaaaatggagaaaagaaaaaaaacaaaaacaaaaacaataaaataaaaatggagaaaagatctgaacagaGACTTCACCAAATAGCAAattagcatatgaaaagatactcaatatcataCGTCATAAGAGAATTGCTAATTAAAACAATGGGATACCATTAGCTCTCTGTTGATGCATTGCCTCAATGTTTAACCAGGCTATTTGCAACTTTGCCCTAGCCTTCACTTTCTGTTTTCACAAAGCCAAAGGTCAGCCAGGGGTGAAAGTTTAGGATTTTCTTAGGTCTTTTGAGCATGCAGATAGCCCTGGACACATGTGTGGCTTTCTAGATTTCCTGGTATACGTGGAGCTTTCCAAATACTTTTTTCTCTCCTGTGTTTCTTTTCCAGCCTCTTCCTTCCCTGGCTTTTGGGTGTGTGTGCTGTTTGTCCCATTTGTTATTCCTTGTTCCAGGTGCCTGTGGCTGGTACGTTTGCCTTTAAAGATTTTCAATAAACATTACCCAGGAGACTGTTCCAGTCCTGAGAAAGTTCTGAAGAGGGTTAAACAAAGCTAAGCCCCTGAGTGGATCCCTCAGAGAGTGCCCAGACAGGATAAAACCCAGAACCATAAATATTCGGTAACAAGGTCTGTATTGCCTCCCCTGGAACCAGCAAGCTGCATAACTGGGAAAAATATCACACTAATTATGTGGACAGAAATGACTCTGATAGTGAATGAAAAGATCATTGAGATTTTGTGTTTAGAAAGTGGAGGTTTGAGGAGCAATCATTCAAAATTTATACATCTTAAtgtgtgttatatattttatttatttatttattatttttttttaaatgtgtgttatatttttagaatttggaTACATATCAAGATGCTCTGAAGAACAGCAACAACCCTTTGGGGAATAGTCATTTCAACATCATGATCAAAGACAAAGACTCTATCACTGGAAGCTTCCATTTTGTGTACATTGTGACCTTAATAGTTGGAACCATAATCCAATTCTCTGATGAAAGTGAATTTACAGTAGACATGTCAAATATGAACCTTACTCATGTCCCAGAAGACCTGCCACCAAAAACCAAAATCTTAGATATGTCTCAGAACAATATATCTGAGCTTCACCTCTCTGACATGAGCTATCTCTCAGGActaaaaatattgagaatttCTCATAATAGAATCTGGTGGCTTGATTTTAGCATTTTCAAGTTCAACCAGGATTTGGAATATTTGGATTTATCTTACAATCAGTTACGGAACATGTCCTGCCATCTTATCAGGAGTCTCAAGCATTTAGACCTCTCATTCAATGACTTTCATGTCCTGCCCATCTGTAAGGAATTTGGCAACTTGACACAACTACAATTCTTAGGTTTAAGTGCTACAAAGTTACGGCAATTAGATCTGCTACCAATTGCTCATTTGCATCTAAGTTATATCCTTCTGGATTTACAAGGTTATTAtgcaaaagaaagtgaaaaaggaagTCTTCAAATTCTAGATACAAAAACACTTCATCTTGTTTTTCATCCAAATCAGTTATTCTCTGTACAAGCAAACATGTTAGTTAATAATTTAGGGTGCTTACAACTGACTAATATTAAGTTGAATAATGACAACTGTCaagttttaattcaatttttatcaGAACTCACCAGAGGtccaactttactgaattttacTCTCCAACATGTGAAAACAACTTGGAAATGCTtggttagaatttttaaatttctttggcCCAAACCTGTACAATAtctcaatatttataatttaacaaTAGTTGAAAGCATTAATAAGGAATATATTCATTATCCTAAAACAGCACTGAAAGCATTGACAATAGAGCatgttaaaaatgaagtttttcttttttcacagacAGCGTTATACACAATTTTTTCTGAGATGAACATTATGATGTTAACCATATCAGACACACCTTTTATACACATGCTTTGTCCTCCACCATCAAACACATTTAAGTTTTTGAACTTTACCCAGAATGTTTTCACAGATAGTGTTTTTCAAAGTTGTTCCCACCTAGTTAGATTGGAAACACTTATCTTACGAAAGAATAAATTGAAAGACCTTTACAAAGTAGGTCTCATGACGAAGCATATGACATCTTTGGAAATATTGGATGTTAGTGTGAATTCTTTGGAATATGATAGATATGATGGAAATTGCACTTGGGTTGGGAGTATAGTGGTGTTAAATTTGTCTTCAAATATACTTACTGACTCTGTTTTCAGATGTTTACCTCCCAAGGTCAAGGTGCTTGATCTTCACGATAACAGAATAAGGAGCATTCCTAAACCAATCATGAAGCTAGAAGATTTGCAAGAACTCAATGTTGCTTCCAATTCTT
The Canis lupus baileyi chromosome 2, mCanLup2.hap1, whole genome shotgun sequence genome window above contains:
- the TLR6 gene encoding toll-like receptor 6 isoform X1, whose translation is MIKDKDSITGSFHFVYIVTLIVGTIIQFSDESEFTVDMSNMNLTHVPEDLPPKTKILDMSQNNISELHLSDMSYLSGLKILRISHNRIWWLDFSIFKFNQDLEYLDLSYNQLRNMSCHLIRSLKHLDLSFNDFHVLPICKEFGNLTQLQFLGLSATKLRQLDLLPIAHLHLSYILLDLQGYYAKESEKGSLQILDTKTLHLVFHPNQLFSVQANMLVNNLGCLQLTNIKLNNDNCQVLIQFLSELTRGPTLLNFTLQHVKTTWKCLVRIFKFLWPKPVQYLNIYNLTIVESINKEYIHYPKTALKALTIEHVKNEVFLFSQTALYTIFSEMNIMMLTISDTPFIHMLCPPPSNTFKFLNFTQNVFTDSVFQSCSHLVRLETLILRKNKLKDLYKVGLMTKHMTSLEILDVSVNSLEYDRYDGNCTWVGSIVVLNLSSNILTDSVFRCLPPKVKVLDLHDNRIRSIPKPIMKLEDLQELNVASNSLAHFPDCGTFNRLSVLIIDSNSISNPSANFLQSCHNIRSMSAGNNPFQCTCELREFVQSLGQVASKVVEGWPDSYKCDSPENYKGTLLKDFHVSPLSCNTTLLLVTIGVAVLVFTVTVTALCIYFDLPWYLRMVFQWTQTRRRARNTPLEELQRTIQFHAFISYSEHDSAWVKNELVPCLEKEELRICLHERNFIPGKSIVENIINCIEKSYKSIFVLSPNFVQSEWCHYELYFAHHNLFHEGSNNLILILLEPIPQNCIPSKYHKLRALMTQRTYLEWPKEKSKHGLFWANIRAAFNMKLTLIAENNNAEAS